A window of the Henckelia pumila isolate YLH828 chromosome 3, ASM3356847v2, whole genome shotgun sequence genome harbors these coding sequences:
- the LOC140888550 gene encoding syntaxin-112-like — MTKRVANLRMRQLDPDERNITILFEEVRAIKNEMEDIIVTIFDLKNVAKNPRSPQSSEVLEGLMQQMNPNLASILKKAKKIKTRIDLVNKSNENNRTLSDAYKEGSPVDLTRVAMTRSIKLSLNEMMKEFKSLREMIFDEKVRRSSDQEMVVGIRGGRGSEMERYFNEIYQAFVEMAVMFQDRAMDNIVEETERKKKGRTCWIGCKCFC, encoded by the coding sequence ATGACGAAAAGGGTAGCAAATTTGAGGATGAGGCAACTCGATCCCGATGAAAGGAACATCACTATACTTTTTGAAGAAGTGAGAGCCATCAAGAATGAAATGGAAGACATCATAGTGACAATATTTGACCTTAAAAACGTCGCGAAAAACCCGAGATCTCCCCAAAGTTCCGAAGTTCTTGAAGGGCTAATGCAGCAGATGAATCCTAACTTGGCTTCCATTCTCAAAAAGGCTAAAAAGATCAAGACGAGGATCGATTTGGTTAACAAGTCCAACGAGAATAATCGTACGCTATCGGATGCTTATAAAGAAGGGAGCCCGGTCGATCTTACGAGGGTCGCGATGACTCGTAGCATCAAACTTAGTTTAAACGAAATGATGAAGGAGTTCAAGTCTTTGCGGGAGATGATTTTTGATGAGAAAGTGAGGCGATCGAGTGATCAAGAGATGGTCGTCGGGATCAGAGGCGGTCGAGGATCGGAGATGGAGAGATACTTTAATGAGATATATCAAGCTTTTGTTGAGATGGCTGTGATGTTTCAGGATAGAGCAATGGATAATATTGTTGAGGAAACTGAGAGGAAGAAAAAGGGGAGGACTTGTTGGATTGGATGCAAGTGTTTTTGTTAA
- the LOC140890775 gene encoding phenylcoumaran benzylic ether reductase Pyrc5-like isoform X1, with protein MAGKSKILIVGGTGFIGKFLVEASAKAGHPTFVLVRESTLSNPAPQRSDLIQSFKKLGVTFVVGDLYDHESLVAAIKKVDVVISTVGYAHLADQEKIVAAIKEAGNVKRFFPSEFGTDVDRVHAVEPARSMFEQKACFRRFVEGEGIPFTYVSSNFFSGIFLKTLAQIGSTTAPRDKVVILGDGNVKVVYNKEEDIATYTITTVDDPRTLNKILYIRPPSNAVSLNDLVALWEKKIGKSLERTYIPEEQVLRNIQEASFPLNLRLAICHSAFLEGDQTNFEIEPSFGLEASELYPDIKYSTVDEMLNQYV; from the exons ATGGCCGGAAAAAGCAAGATTCTGATCGTCGGCGGGACTGGATTCATCGGAAAATTCCTCGTGGAAGCCAGCGCCAAAGCCGGGCACCCCACCTTCGTTTTAGTCCGGGAATCCACTCTATCTAATCCCGCGCCTCAAAGATCCGACCTCATTCAAAGCTTCAAGAAATTAGGCGTCACCTTCGTCGTC GGAGATTTGTATGATCATGAAAGCTTGGTTGCGGCAATAAAGAAAGTGGACGTCGTGATATCAACTGTAGGATATGCTCATTTAGCCGATCAAGAAAAGATTGTTGCCGCGATTAAGGAGGCTGGCAATGTTAAG CGATTCTTTCCTTCGGAATTTGGGACGGATGTTGATCGTGTCCATGCCGTTGAGCCGGCAAGATCGATGTTTGAGCAAAAAGCTTGCTTTCGCCGTTTTGTTGAGGGGGAAGGAATCCCTTTTACCTACGTCTCAAGCAATTTCTTTTCTGGTATATTTCTTAAAACACTTGCACAGATAGGCTCCACAACCGCACCAAGGGACAAGGTTGTAATCCTAGGAGATGGGAACGTAAAAG TTGTATATAATAAAGAAGAAGACATAGCCACTTATACCATCACAACAGTGGATGATCCAAGAACCTTGAACAAGATCCTCTACATTAGACCTCCTTCCAATGCAGTTTCTCTCAATGATCTCGTCGCTTTATGGGAGAAAAAGATTGGCAAAAGCTTAGAAAGAACATACATTCCGGAGGAACAAGTTCTGAGGAATATTCAAG AAGCCTCATTTCCACTAAACCTTCGACTAGCGATTTGCCACTCTGCTTTCCTTGAGGGCGATCAGACAAATTTTGAGATCGAACCATCGTTTGGTTTGGAGGCATCAGAGCTTTATCCTGACATCAAATATTCTACCGTGGATGAGATGCTCAATCAGTATGTCTGA
- the LOC140890775 gene encoding phenylcoumaran benzylic ether reductase Pyrc5-like isoform X2 gives MAGKSKILIVGGTGFIGKFLVEASAKAGHPTFVLVRESTLSNPAPQRSDLIQSFKKLGVTFVVGDLYDHESLVAAIKKVDVVISTVGYAHLADQEKIVAAIKEAGNVKRFFPSEFGTDVDRVHAVEPARSMFEQKACFRRFVEGEGIPFTYVSSNFFSGIFLKTLAQIGSTTAPRDKVVILGDGNVKVVYNKEEDIATYTITTVDDPRTLNKILYIRPPSNAVSLNDLVALWEKKIGKSLERTYIPEEQVLRNIQASFPLNLRLAICHSAFLEGDQTNFEIEPSFGLEASELYPDIKYSTVDEMLNQYV, from the exons ATGGCCGGAAAAAGCAAGATTCTGATCGTCGGCGGGACTGGATTCATCGGAAAATTCCTCGTGGAAGCCAGCGCCAAAGCCGGGCACCCCACCTTCGTTTTAGTCCGGGAATCCACTCTATCTAATCCCGCGCCTCAAAGATCCGACCTCATTCAAAGCTTCAAGAAATTAGGCGTCACCTTCGTCGTC GGAGATTTGTATGATCATGAAAGCTTGGTTGCGGCAATAAAGAAAGTGGACGTCGTGATATCAACTGTAGGATATGCTCATTTAGCCGATCAAGAAAAGATTGTTGCCGCGATTAAGGAGGCTGGCAATGTTAAG CGATTCTTTCCTTCGGAATTTGGGACGGATGTTGATCGTGTCCATGCCGTTGAGCCGGCAAGATCGATGTTTGAGCAAAAAGCTTGCTTTCGCCGTTTTGTTGAGGGGGAAGGAATCCCTTTTACCTACGTCTCAAGCAATTTCTTTTCTGGTATATTTCTTAAAACACTTGCACAGATAGGCTCCACAACCGCACCAAGGGACAAGGTTGTAATCCTAGGAGATGGGAACGTAAAAG TTGTATATAATAAAGAAGAAGACATAGCCACTTATACCATCACAACAGTGGATGATCCAAGAACCTTGAACAAGATCCTCTACATTAGACCTCCTTCCAATGCAGTTTCTCTCAATGATCTCGTCGCTTTATGGGAGAAAAAGATTGGCAAAAGCTTAGAAAGAACATACATTCCGGAGGAACAAGTTCTGAGGAATATTCAAG CCTCATTTCCACTAAACCTTCGACTAGCGATTTGCCACTCTGCTTTCCTTGAGGGCGATCAGACAAATTTTGAGATCGAACCATCGTTTGGTTTGGAGGCATCAGAGCTTTATCCTGACATCAAATATTCTACCGTGGATGAGATGCTCAATCAGTATGTCTGA